From the Kitasatospora atroaurantiaca genome, the window GGCAGGGCCAGGCCTCGGACTCCTTCGCCAGGCACACCGGCGAGATCGTCACGGCCGTCGACGCCACCGCCGAGGACATGAGCCAGACGGCCCAGATCCTCGGCCAGGCGGCGAAGGAGTGCGAGCTCGCCGAGGAGACGGTGATCCACCTGATCTCCGAGCTGATCGAAATGCTGATCGCTCAGCTGGCGACCAGCTTCATCCTCGACCTGGTGACATTCGGCATGGCGACCGTCGTCGACGCTCTGGTGAGTGGGGCCGAGGTTGCGGTTTATATCGAGCGAATCGGGGTGGTCTCCGAGAGGCTCGCTACTGTACTCAAGGACCTGATGAAGGCGATCAAGGAACTCAAGGAGGCCCAGCGAGCCGGCAAGCCGATCAAGGAGATCCTCCAGCAGGCCCGGAAGGTTCGCAGCGCGGCCGCTGACGTCCGAAAGACCGCCAAGGCGCTGAGCGGCAAGGAGGGCAAGGAGGAGGGCCTTAGCCTGCTGCAGCGGCAGGCACTGAAGCTGCCGCAGAAGGCCGTCGAGCACGGCCTCAAGGAGGTCGGCCTCGACAGGAAGTGGAAGGGTCCGCTCAAGGACTACGCCATGGACGAAACCGGGCGACGCTCGCTGCTGGACAACGGCGACGAGGCACCCCCGGCATACCATGTCGACCGCAGCCGGATCGAGGAGGCCTTCGGGTGAGCACGTACCAGCCGACCACCGTCGGCCCCACCTGGCTCCACCCGGTGGTGACACCGCATCTGCGCCAGGGCGAGGTCTTGCTCGGCGCGGTCCAGTGCGGGATCGACGACCTGCTCCCGCTGAAGGTCCCCCGGGCCTACCGGTGGAAGAAGCCGAAGCGGTCGGCCGACGTCGAGAGTTGGTTCGGCGCGCTGTTCAACACGATCTTCCCCGAGTGGATGAATCCGTTCACCGTCAGCTGGCGCGGGCCAGCCCTTGGGCGGAGAAGCTACCGGGCGATCCGCCGACCGTTCCACGGTGGCTCGTGGTCGGGAGGCTGGCAGAGCACGGCCGGGCAGCTTCTCTGCGCCGTGCGCAATGCGGCAGCGCCGAAGATCCTCTGGGACAAGGATGATGTGACCCTTGTCCTGACCAGCCACCGGCTCCTGCTGCTCAGCAGCGAGTCGCGCGCCGGGCAGCCCCAGGCCGAGCACCTGCTGGCCGAGCTCCCCCGCGGTGCGTACGTCCGCCGCCGCGAGCCGCATCCGGCGCGTCAGGCGTACCGGCTGGACCTCGCCTTCGGCGACGGCTCCTGGCTGGCCTTCCGGATGGGCGAGACCGAGACGGTCCCGGCCGTCGCAGCACTGCTGGACTGAGCAGGGGCGCCGCTACCGCAACGGCCCGTCGCCGGGCTCCTCCTGGTACGAGTAACGCTGCTCGGACCAGGGGTCGGCGCGGTTGTGGTAGCCGCGTTCCTCCCAGAAACCCCGCCGGTCGGCGCGCATGTACTCGACTGCGCGCACCCACTTGGGGCCCTTCCAGGCGTACAGCTGCGGGACCACCAGCCGGACGGGGAAGCCGTGCTCGACGGTGAGCGGCTCGCCGTTGCGGTGGGTGGCGAAGACCGTGCGCGGGTCCGCGAAGTCGGCGAGGCGCAGGTTGGAGCTGTAGCCGTACTCGGCCCAGACCATCACATGGGTGACGTCGTCGGCCGGCGGCACCAGGTCGAGGATGGTGGAGGCCGACACGCCGCTCCACTCGCTGCCGAGCATGGAGAAGCGGGTGACACAGTGAAGGTCACCTCGCACGGTGACCCGCGGCAGGGCGTTGAAGCCCTCGAAGTCCCAGCTGTGCTTGTCGGCCGAGGCGGTGGCCCCGAAAACCTGGAAGTCCCACGTCAGCGGCTTGAAGCGCGGGACGGGGCCGTAGTGCAGCACCGGCCAGCCGCGCTGCAGGCGCTGCCCGGGAGGGAGCCTCGGGTCAGACGACTGAAGCGGTTCTTGTTCGGACTGACCCATGGCTCCATGGTGACAGACCGCGGGCACTCCGCCGCGCGCACCCCTACCGGGCCCCAATTTCCGGCAAATCGGATATTCCGACGCATCTATCACTAAGTGTGAACTTACTGGAATTTACGCCCTGGACAGTGCCACCATGCGGTCAGCCGTGGTTCCGCGCGTGACGTCTGAAGCAGGAAGGCACCGCCATGAAGGGCGACCCCGAGGTCATCGAGTTCCTCAACGAGCAGCTCACCGCCGAGCTGACCGCGATCAACCAGTACTTCCTGCACGCCAAGATGCAGGAGAACTTCGGCTGGACGAAGCTCGCGAAGTACACCCGGCACGAGTCGTTCGACGAGATGAAGCACGCCGAGGTGCTCACCGACCGGATCCTCTTCCTCGACGGGCTGCCCAACTACCAGCGGCTCTTCCACGTCCGGATCGGTCAGACGGTCAAGGAGATGTTCGAGGCGGACCGCCAGGTCGAGGTGGAGGCCATCGACCGGCTGCGGCGCGGGATCGTGGTGATGCGGGCCAAGAACGACGTCACCTCGGCCAACATCTTCGAGGACATCCTGGCGGACGAGGAGCACCACATCGACTACCTCGACACCCAGCTCGAGCTGCTCGAGAAGCTCGGTGAGGCGCTCTACCTGGCCCAGCTGATCGAGCAGCCGGAGTCCTGAGCCGCGGGATCCCCGAGCGGGAGCGCTGCCCCTCAGGCGGCGCGCAGCGGCCGGACGGCCTCGACCAGGCCGGTCTCCGGCTCAGCCAGCCCGAGCTTGGCGGCCAGCCGCGCTGTCGGGCACGGGCGGGCACCGTGCTCACCCAGCAGGGCCTGGATGCGTCGCACGCAGGAGCCGCAGTCGGTGCCGGCCTTGCAGCCCTTGGCTATCCGGCGCGGGGTGTCGGCGCCGTTCTCGATCTGCTTCTTGACCTGGTCCTCGGTGACCGCATGGCACATGCACACGTACATCGCGGTCTCTCCCAACGGTCAGGCTCACAGATAGAGCCAAGGCTTCCCTTAGCTCGCTAAGCCTTACCTTACCCAAGCATCCGGGCATGACAAAGCCCCTCCGACCTCGGGAATCCCGAGACCGAAGGGGCCTTCATCACATTGCGATCAACGCAGCCAAGGACTAGTGCCCGCGGTACATCTCCGCCACCAGGAACGCGAGGTCCAGCGACTGGCTGCGGTTGAGCCGCGGGTCGCAGGCCGTCTCGTACCGCTGGTGCAGGTCGTCGACCAGCACCTCGTCGCCGCCGCCGACGCACTCGGTGACGTCGTCGCCGGTCAGCTCCACGTGGATGCCGCCCGGGTGGGTGCCGAGCGCGCGGTGCACCTCGAAGAAGCCCTTGACCTCGTCGAGCACGTCGTCGAAGCGGCGGGTCTTGTGGCCGGTCTCGGCCTCGAAGGTGTTGCCGTGCATCGGGTCGCAGATCCACACCGGCTGGGCGCCGGAGGCGGTGACCTTCTCCACCAGGGTGGGCAGGTGATCGCGGATCTTGCCCGCGCCCATCCGGGTGATGAAGGTGAGCCGGCCGGGCTCGCGCTCGGGGTCGAGCCGCTCGATCAGGGTGAGCGCCTCCTCGACCGTGGTGGTCGGGCCGAGCTTCACACCGATCGGGTTGCGGATCTTGGACGCGAACTCGATGTGCGCGCCGTCCAGCTGGCGGGTGCGCTCACCGATCCAGACCATGTGGCCGGACACGTCGTACAGGTCGCCCGTCCGCGAGTCCACGCGGGTCAGCGCGGTCTCGTAGTCGAGTACCAGCGCCTCGTGCGAGGAGTAGAACTCGACGGTCTTGAACTCCTCGGGAGCGACCCCGCAGGCCTGCATGAAGGCCAGCGCGTTGTCGATCTCCCGGGCGAGCTTCTCGTAGCGCTGCCCGGAGGGCGAGTTGCGCACGAAGTCCTGGTTCCAGGCGTGCACCTGGCGCAGGTCCGCGTAACCACCGGTGGTGAAGGCACGCACCAGGTTGAGCGTCGCGGCGGAGGCGTTGTACATCCGCTTCAGGCGCTCCGGGTCCGGGATGCGGGCCTCGGCGGTGAACTCGAAGCCGTTCACCGAGTCGCCGCGGTAGGTCGGCAGGGTGACGCCGTCGCGGGTCTCGGTCGGCTTGGAGCGGGGCTTGGAGTACTGGCCGGCGATCCGGCCGACCTTGACCACTGGGACGGAGGCGGCGTACGTCAGCACGGCCGCCATCTGAAGCAGGGTCTTGAGCTTGTTGCGGATCTGCTCGGCCGACACGCCGTCGAAGGCCTCGGCGCAGTCACCGC encodes:
- a CDS encoding WXG100 family type VII secretion target, producing the protein MQSWGTSDAYSWARQHNRQEFPAVPEAKSPDRSGISGALDEAVEWTLEKTGVLTWLEKVTGAPELLTEAAKAWHDRAVDMQQVADDLRTGATQLSEDWQGQASDSFARHTGEIVTAVDATAEDMSQTAQILGQAAKECELAEETVIHLISELIEMLIAQLATSFILDLVTFGMATVVDALVSGAEVAVYIERIGVVSERLATVLKDLMKAIKELKEAQRAGKPIKEILQQARKVRSAAADVRKTAKALSGKEGKEEGLSLLQRQALKLPQKAVEHGLKEVGLDRKWKGPLKDYAMDETGRRSLLDNGDEAPPAYHVDRSRIEEAFG
- a CDS encoding sulfite oxidase-like oxidoreductase; the encoded protein is MGQSEQEPLQSSDPRLPPGQRLQRGWPVLHYGPVPRFKPLTWDFQVFGATASADKHSWDFEGFNALPRVTVRGDLHCVTRFSMLGSEWSGVSASTILDLVPPADDVTHVMVWAEYGYSSNLRLADFADPRTVFATHRNGEPLTVEHGFPVRLVVPQLYAWKGPKWVRAVEYMRADRRGFWEERGYHNRADPWSEQRYSYQEEPGDGPLR
- the bfr gene encoding bacterioferritin, whose product is MKGDPEVIEFLNEQLTAELTAINQYFLHAKMQENFGWTKLAKYTRHESFDEMKHAEVLTDRILFLDGLPNYQRLFHVRIGQTVKEMFEADRQVEVEAIDRLRRGIVVMRAKNDVTSANIFEDILADEEHHIDYLDTQLELLEKLGEALYLAQLIEQPES
- a CDS encoding (2Fe-2S)-binding protein, producing MYVCMCHAVTEDQVKKQIENGADTPRRIAKGCKAGTDCGSCVRRIQALLGEHGARPCPTARLAAKLGLAEPETGLVEAVRPLRAA
- a CDS encoding class II 3-deoxy-7-phosphoheptulonate synthase; translation: MTVTNPHHTWQSLPAAQQPEWPDPEALRKSLADLASYPPLVFAGECDQLRARLGAVARGEAFLLQGGDCAEAFDGVSAEQIRNKLKTLLQMAAVLTYAASVPVVKVGRIAGQYSKPRSKPTETRDGVTLPTYRGDSVNGFEFTAEARIPDPERLKRMYNASAATLNLVRAFTTGGYADLRQVHAWNQDFVRNSPSGQRYEKLAREIDNALAFMQACGVAPEEFKTVEFYSSHEALVLDYETALTRVDSRTGDLYDVSGHMVWIGERTRQLDGAHIEFASKIRNPIGVKLGPTTTVEEALTLIERLDPEREPGRLTFITRMGAGKIRDHLPTLVEKVTASGAQPVWICDPMHGNTFEAETGHKTRRFDDVLDEVKGFFEVHRALGTHPGGIHVELTGDDVTECVGGGDEVLVDDLHQRYETACDPRLNRSQSLDLAFLVAEMYRGH